The Juglans regia cultivar Chandler chromosome 16, Walnut 2.0, whole genome shotgun sequence nucleotide sequence ACATTCGAACATTATATCTTCCCAATGAGAAAGACGACATACACGTTCGCACGTTAATCATAGAATGTGTGAATGTTCTATAGCACGTGCGAACGTATTTAGTATGCGTGCGAGTTTAAATTGTACATGCAAATGTACGTTTGTAATATTCGCAAGTATGATCGTTCATATTCTTGAGCAGCACATACGTgcaaacattaatattatatgcgAATGTTATTTGTAATTCGTGCAAATGTCAAACCTTTCAGTTGCCATAAACCAAATATACGTTCACTCTAATAGTTATGTACGTTCATACGTATTATAAATACGTTCAATAGCTTCCTCACGTGCAAATGTGATATGCTTTATACATTCCAATGTGAATTTGAGTCGTCACATTCAAACATTTATCAtattacattcgaatgtttatACTAGATAATCTAACGTGCGAACGTAATAAccaaaacgttcggacgtataAGCTTATCCTCCAAACGTTAAATTTGACGTTCAAACATGTTCcagaaataatttagattatAATACATAATATGcttcataatattaatattgctcaatttttttttttctttcaggaTATGACTCATCTTTTGACTATTATGAAAAGGGGAGGGAAGGAACAATAGAGGACACGTCTCAAATAGGGGCTCGAACAGTGATGTTTGAACGAGAAGTCATGATCAACCATTTTcacgaactcatatgggagcagaaGTGCGTTTGAGACGTGTTCGTTATGAGAGGTTGGATGAGTATCTGCActtatacccctcaatggtttgGGAGTTTTATATGCATATGTGCTCCATGCCTAAGGATGCATCCTTTCACACTGTGACAGTACACTGTATTTAGTTTAAGGTCTCGGGGGATGTCATCGCCAAGTTTTTGGAGATTGGTCGCGTAGTTGAGATATCGACTGCAGGAGGTGCTCAGCCTACGGATGGATCTCGAGTAGATGCAAATGTATGCACTTTTGCATCATCTGCTGGCCCAGTTGACtggtcagaggctgaggatactgatGAGGAGGATGGCGACTAAGaagaggatttctacatcctcactgggACTGACCGAGACCGGATCGATAGGAAGAACTCCTTCAGCCAGGTATAACTCCTCCCttttttccgcatgttgcatcttattgttgcaacaaatgtagATCCTGTGGAACATAAGGCCACATTTAGCCGAAAACGCGCACAGTTCCTTATACAAGTGGCACGTGGAAACCCCATCAACTTGCCActtagtatttttttagagGATTCGTTATGAGGTGAGCGTCATTTCCATGGACAACCTCCCATATGGACTTCTCATTACCAAGCTGTTAATGGCCCGGGGGTGTGCAACCCATGGTGGAGGAGTGGAGGACAGACCAAATGAGCCCCATCAACATTACCACACACTATCAGAGCATTGGACAGGAGAAGGGGCATTCTCGACGTCAGCCTGGCCCTGTACCAGGTCTTGTTCCTCCGATCCAGTCCGAGCTCGGTGTTGGGAGTACTAATCAGCCGCCAACGGGTACATCTATGGGAGATGCACGGCacgcggcctgcttgggttaaTGCGATGGTCTCAAATATTACTGCGCACATCGACTGGAAGATCGAGTAGTGGAACAGAATGTTGTAGATTTTGTCGCCGATGTTCTCCATCGGATAGATATCCTAAATACAAAGGTCAACGCATTGACTGaagattttaattaatatgtaaccAACACGTTTTGagtattttgtactttatttttatcatatgtaatgaacaatattattatttaatatatctactgtttttgaatttcaattcccaatcttttttaagaaaaattctattcataagcctCATGCACCACACACCaccttttttgttatttttttaatttttttctcttatcaaatgtatggtatataaattataagtagaagaattcaattgttttaaaaaaaataaaaccaaaaaaaaatttaaaaatagaaaaaaaataaaaataaaaaataaaaaaaattgtggtgtgtggtgtgtggggctTATGAATATTAGACAACTTTACtattaaatcactgcatttcaattctatcttttttaatttgaaatatttaactttaatattaaatcaattaacgTTCGCACGTGAGAATGAATACCGTTAGGACGTTGGTGCcaaaattttttacatttgctCATAAATAGACTCCACATTCGAATGTCCAGGGAACATTctaaattgaatatatatacgttcaaacgtaatgcAATTTCTCAACTGCCTTCAATGACGCGCGGTTTCCACAAACcgtcacataaaatatttttttgggacGGTTTGGGCACTGTCATAATtttcaaaccgtcacaaaaactaatttttgttATAGTGTAGGTTTCTTTTGATTATGGCCTCTCCTAAAGACAgtccaaaaattatatattttgtcgaatttcatattttatgacTATAGGTGAAAAGACACCTTCATAGTCAATCCCTTCGTTTTAAGTGAGACCTTTAATTCATGCCTAACtaatattctttcttttaagGTCTCTATCTTCCCATAATCCAGAATCCCTTTTCACTCTATGGATTAACGCCCTTAGAAACCTCGATCTATAAGTTTCCAAATATTGTTGAAAGACAGTCTCAAATTCGGATAAGATATTTGTCCTTCTTCATAAATCTTTTCTAAAAACATGCGTTTATGAAGTATCTTGCTGATCCTCTCACCATCACGAGGCACAACTGTATATATTAGGTTTCTCAGATATTGCATCCTATGATTTAACCATATGATCCTCAAAAGGGTTGGTTGAACGATTCTATAACAAGAAGTTTTCTTTCAACTCCTTTGAGATAGTACTGTCGTTAAGGCCGTACTTTGTGATCGTCCTTCACAGGATAATTAATTACAGGTGTCCAAGACATGTTGAGgtaaaaattgagatgataagtGAAAGTGATATAATGGTcatcttatattaattagcaatctTTCCCTGATTAATTTAAACATCAGCATCATGATCTGCCACCCGATCCATGCTTAGTCTCCATTGTTCAGTTCAAATGCTTTTGGGGAATTGATCGGCAAAGTGACGACAGTGATATATAACATGTTTGAACAATCCGATCATCAAATAGTTTCTTATGATTGCTTAGCTTACTGCCGTTCGTTGTAATAACATTTCCGcttcatattaaatatataatagtcATAAAAGAACATTCTTAGAAAAAAGACGTTCAGAAAAATGTGGTGagtcttttaaataattagataaaatattttttatttttatcaatctgCACTTTTTTTTCACAGCAGACAATGAAGAAAGGAAGACAGATAAAATGATGACAAAGagcattttcaaagaaaagttcAGATAAAAGGTAACAATTTCTGATCTTATATACCACTTTTCTCGTTCTTCAAAATAGGACAATCATACAAGCTAGTGCGGTATGCACCATGGCTAGCTATACATGATTATCATATTCAAACTTATTTGGTGCTTTCAATATCGTCATTGTCTTTATACTCAACCTCATGATTTTAGCTACTTTCAGTGATGAATGCAACTTAAACTACACGTCCGCTATTTGCAAACTCGTCAATTTGATTGACGTCAAGGATTCCATCCATTCCACTTGTCTTGAGAAACCTACaaagtttcaaaaatataaatcacataaaaatgtaaaatattcaTGTATGTGTGTGGACACTAAAGGATGGGGGGCGCGATGCTGCATACTTATCCCTGAAAACTCTTGTCATGGATTGGCATCCACCTGGAACTTGGGATTGCATATTTACTGCAATGTTTGGGTTGTGAATACTCTGTCGAAGGTGAAACCATCCATGTTCTCCATGCTCTTCATCACAAACTttaaccctatatatatatatcaatttgcAACATTATACAACTTAATTCCAATTCAAAACTAAAACTTACAATTACTTTATGAGATTTATTGGCATATCTTCTTGTAAGTTTTGGCAATTTTTTTCACCTGTACATGTGAGCATCAATGGCAGCTGGGGTGTCGTTAGAGTCAACAAGGCATCCCTCACTCACCCAACAGTCTCCGCATGCATCCAGTTCCCACCCTTTAAGCCGACCTTCCTACAAGTAAGTAATTTGTCCAAGTTACAACCCATATAAATTCATTTGATTAATATGAAATCATCCATTGCAAACTAAATAGTGCGGTAAAATAATCTAAGTACCTCAATATAGCTTCGAAATTTTTCTATTGCCTCAACAGCTTTTGCCTTTGCATGTCTAGGCTCAGAGATTACATTCATCCTAAGCTCAACAGATTCCATAGGTTCTTCAAGATCTTTTATGAGACTACCAATCCCTTCATCCAAACCCGCAAGCTTCATCCTTACCATTTCAATGATGATTTTTACCACCATGTATGCGCCTTTACGATACATAATAAGAGAATTACAAGAGGATGCTAATTaagcagaaaagaaaaacatagcaTGGAGAGAATGAGCAAACAAAGTTATGATATTTACATGTCTAATGTGCAGCACGTACATTACTTATTGTGAGacctattatattaattaatgaaagcGGTCAAACTTCAAATGCCTCCACATCAGCGATGTgtttgatatatgaataaataggTTTGCATATAGATTTATTCGAGCAAAACATTATAAGCATGTTATAGACCATATACTAACCGTCATCAAGGAAATAATTCTCTTTAAGTGCACCGTGACCAGATGTCTCCATCATTAGATGTGCTTCAATACCATCCTTGTTAAGATGAACTCCCTTGTCAATGACATTTCTGTAGCCAACACGATACAAGCAATGATGACCACTTCTAGTGGTAATGAATTTCGTAAGTGCCATACTTGTACGAGCATCAGTCACTATAGTTGTTCCAGGGTGTTCCCTCAGTACAATAGCTGACATGAGAGCGATAAGCTTATCCCCATTGATTGGATTGCCTTTATTATCAACAACACCGCTACGATCTACATCAGTATCAAAAACAATTCCAAGATCTGCAGAGTTTTCCAACACTGCAGCTCGAGTTAGTGCCATGGCAATTTTATCCTCGGGATTGGGGATATGGTTTGGGAACATCCCGTCTGGGTTGAGATGAAGAGAGCCAAATGTGTCTGCACCAAGCTTGTCGAGCACATCCCATGTGAAGAAGCCTCCTGATCCATTTCCAGCATTCACAATTATCTGCAAATATCAGTTGAATGGCATTTAATTAAAGATCATCAAGGTCATAATTCAATCATTTACTCATCACAGGCAAACTTAAAAAATGCTATGATAGGGAGATTCTGGTTCCAAAGAGTACACGCAATATAATACCTAAAGAAATTAACTAGCGTGATATGCTTGTCTACCCATATGGGCTCTCAAAAATCcctttattcttatttttggaGGTCTTCTTTTGACGGAAATCCTTAGATAATGCTTACAGCACGCAGATTGGGAATCCACCTCCCTTAAAGCCACCATTACAATCCGGGGCCCCCCATTAGACCCAGACGTTCGCTTGAAATCATTGCTCTATAAGTCTCAAACTTCATCAAAAGGATT carries:
- the LOC109007591 gene encoding phosphomannomutase/phosphoglucomutase, producing the protein MASTSAPSLYLQGNARKTSFSSTRPLRTTLTFSFPPPLTKVICVNSSSTAKYNEVFVDEEMDRIRRLQNGSDVRGVALEGEKGRTVDLTPPAVEAISESFGEWVINGLEKGRESVEEVRVSLGRDPRISGASLSAAVFAGLSRAGCSVFDMGLATTPACFMSTMLHPFAYDASIMMTASHLPYTRNGLKFFTRKGGLTSPEVEEICDKAARKYANRLTKVSTMLNTPPTRVDFMSSYTKHLRDIIKERVNHPLHYDTPLKGFQIIVNAGNGSGGFFTWDVLDKLGADTFGSLHLNPDGMFPNHIPNPEDKIAMALTRAAVLENSADLGIVFDTDVDRSGVVDNKGNPINGDKLIALMSAIVLREHPGTTIVTDARTSMALTKFITTRSGHHCLYRVGYRNVIDKGVHLNKDGIEAHLMMETSGHGALKENYFLDDGAYMVVKIIIEMVRMKLAGLDEGIGSLIKDLEEPMESVELRMNVISEPRHAKAKAVEAIEKFRSYIEEGRLKGWELDACGDCWVSEGCLVDSNDTPAAIDAHMYRVKVCDEEHGEHGWFHLRQSIHNPNIAVNMQSQVPGGCQSMTRVFRDKFLKTSGMDGILDVNQIDEFANSGRVV